One genomic region from Bradyrhizobium icense encodes:
- a CDS encoding PepSY domain-containing protein, translated as MRNVILPIVTALALGAATPAVAFDSGDQISMENALGVATGLGVMTVSYTQFQGDQWEIKGRDRAGRWMEVYVDSRTGEVRHMNRGW; from the coding sequence ATGCGAAATGTCATCCTTCCAATCGTCACGGCCTTGGCGCTTGGCGCAGCGACACCTGCCGTCGCCTTCGATTCCGGTGACCAGATCTCGATGGAGAACGCGCTCGGCGTCGCGACCGGTCTCGGCGTCATGACGGTGTCCTACACCCAGTTCCAGGGCGATCAGTGGGAGATCAAAGGCCGCGACCGCGCGGGCCGCTGGATGGAAGTCTATGTCGATTCGCGAACCGGCGAGGTGCGCCACATGAATCGCGGATGGTAG
- a CDS encoding ATP-dependent helicase, with product MLAETNDRYLEGLNAEQRRAVEHGIGPDGTVGAPLLVIAGAGSGKTNTLAHRVAHLIIKGADPRRMLLMTFSRRAASEMTQRVERIARRVLGDKAGIMTEALTWAGTFHGMGARLLREYAESIGFDPAFTIHDREDSADLLNLVRHELGFSKTESRFPTKGTCLAIYSRCVNAQAPIETVLGQHYPWCSGWADELKQLFACYVEAKQKQNVLDYDDLLLWWSQMVSEPTIAQEIGGRFDHVMVDEYQDTNKLQAAILLALKPDGRGLTVVGDDAQSIYSFRAATVRNILDFPDHFSPRAEIVTLDRNYRSTQPVLAAANGVIGLARERFTKNLWTERHSARLPRLVTVRDEADQARYIVEQVLANREEGSRLREQAVLFRTSSHSGPLEVELTRRNIPFVKFGGLKFLDAAHVKDVLALLKFVENPRDRVAGFRVLHLLPGIGPASAQRILDQVTVMADPISALAALPTPPRAGQDWTAFVETLANLRYSEWPVDIERIRHWYTPHLERIHEDAEVRLADLLQLEQIASSYPSRERFLTELTLDPPDATSDRSGPPLRDEDYLILSTIHSAKGQEWKSVYALNVVDGCMPSDLGAGTTAELEEERRLLYVAMTRAKDDLHLIVPQRFFVHGQQARGDRHVYASRTRFIPDHLVKLFDRQIWPAAAPAARATPSQAVQMDIRERMRGMWR from the coding sequence GTGCTCGCTGAAACCAACGATCGATATCTTGAAGGCCTCAATGCGGAGCAGCGCAGGGCCGTCGAGCACGGCATCGGCCCGGATGGAACGGTCGGCGCGCCGCTTCTTGTCATTGCTGGCGCGGGGTCCGGAAAGACCAACACTCTCGCTCATCGTGTGGCCCATCTCATCATCAAGGGCGCCGACCCGCGCCGCATGCTGCTGATGACGTTCTCGCGCCGTGCCGCCTCCGAGATGACGCAGCGTGTCGAACGCATCGCGCGCCGCGTGCTCGGCGACAAGGCCGGCATCATGACGGAGGCGCTGACCTGGGCCGGAACGTTTCATGGCATGGGGGCGCGGCTGCTGCGCGAATATGCCGAGAGCATCGGCTTCGATCCGGCCTTCACTATCCACGATCGCGAGGATTCGGCCGACCTGCTCAACCTGGTGCGCCACGAGCTCGGATTTTCAAAGACGGAGTCCCGCTTTCCCACCAAAGGCACCTGCCTTGCGATCTATTCCCGTTGCGTGAACGCGCAGGCGCCGATCGAGACGGTGCTCGGACAGCACTATCCATGGTGTTCGGGATGGGCGGACGAGCTCAAGCAACTGTTCGCCTGTTACGTCGAGGCCAAGCAGAAGCAGAATGTGCTCGACTATGACGACCTGCTGCTGTGGTGGTCGCAGATGGTATCGGAGCCCACCATCGCACAGGAGATCGGCGGCCGGTTCGATCATGTCATGGTCGACGAGTATCAGGACACCAACAAGCTGCAGGCGGCGATCCTGCTGGCGCTCAAGCCGGATGGGCGTGGCCTCACCGTGGTGGGAGACGATGCCCAATCGATCTATTCGTTTCGCGCCGCCACCGTCAGGAACATTCTGGATTTTCCTGACCATTTCAGCCCGCGGGCTGAGATCGTCACGCTCGACCGTAACTATCGCTCGACCCAGCCGGTCCTGGCCGCAGCAAATGGCGTGATCGGGCTTGCCCGGGAACGCTTCACCAAGAACCTCTGGACCGAGCGCCATTCGGCCCGGCTGCCGCGTCTCGTCACCGTGCGCGACGAGGCCGACCAGGCGCGCTACATCGTCGAGCAGGTGCTGGCGAACCGCGAGGAAGGATCGCGGCTCAGGGAGCAGGCCGTTCTGTTCCGGACGTCGTCGCACAGCGGCCCGCTGGAGGTCGAGCTGACGCGGCGCAATATTCCCTTCGTCAAGTTCGGCGGCCTGAAGTTTCTGGACGCCGCCCACGTCAAGGACGTTCTGGCGCTGCTCAAGTTTGTCGAGAACCCGCGTGACCGCGTCGCCGGATTCCGCGTGCTGCATCTGTTGCCCGGCATCGGCCCGGCGTCCGCGCAGCGCATTCTCGATCAAGTCACTGTCATGGCCGATCCGATCTCTGCGCTCGCGGCGCTTCCTACCCCGCCCCGCGCCGGCCAGGACTGGACCGCCTTCGTCGAAACGCTTGCTAATCTCCGCTATTCGGAATGGCCTGTCGACATCGAACGCATCAGGCACTGGTACACCCCGCATCTGGAGCGCATCCACGAGGATGCCGAGGTGCGGCTCGCCGATCTGCTACAGCTCGAGCAGATCGCATCTAGCTATCCCTCCCGCGAGCGCTTCCTGACCGAACTCACGCTCGATCCGCCTGATGCGACCAGCGATCGCTCGGGGCCACCGCTGCGCGACGAAGACTATCTGATCCTGTCCACCATCCATTCTGCAAAGGGGCAGGAATGGAAATCGGTATACGCCCTCAACGTCGTCGACGGCTGCATGCCGTCCGATCTCGGCGCCGGCACGACGGCTGAACTCGAAGAAGAGCGACGCCTGCTCTACGTTGCGATGACGCGCGCCAAGGACGATCTGCACCTGATCGTGCCGCAGCGCTTCTTCGTGCATGGCCAGCAGGCCCGCGGCGACCGCCATGTCTATGCGTCGCGGACGCGGTTCATACCCGACCATCTGGTGAAGCTGTTCGATCGGCAGATATGGCCGGCGGCGGCCCCGGCGGCACGCGCGACGCCAAGTCAAGCCGTGCAGATGGATATTCGTGAGCGCATGCGCGGCATGTGGCGTTAG
- a CDS encoding vitamin B12-dependent ribonucleotide reductase — translation MRIERRNTTSGQSPYAGIDFRLTTSEIRNPDGSVVFRLENVEVPQFWSQVASDVLAQKYFRKAGVAARLKKVEEETVPSWLWRSVPDTEALALLPESERYVGETSAKQVFDRLAGCWTYWGWKGGYFSSDEDAQAFYDELRYQLAKQMVAPNSPQWFNTGLHWAYGIDGPGQGHYYVDWKTGKLTKSKSAYEHPQPHACFIQGIEDDLVNEGGIMDLWVREARLFKYGSGTGSNFSRLRGEGERLSGGGRSSGLMSFLKIGDRAAGAIKSGGTTRRAAKMVVVDVDHPDIETYIDWKVKEEQKVAALVTGSKINQKHLKAVLKACVNCEGSGDDCFDPEKNPALRREIKLARRALVPDNYIKRVIQFAKQGYKDIDFPIYDTDWDSEAYLTVSGQNSNNSVSLKDDFLRAVETDGDWNLIGRTNKKITKTLKARELWEKIGHAAWASADPGLHFNTTMNDWHTCKASGEIRASNPCSEYMFLDDTACNLASANLLTFYSTTTKRFDVEAYEHLCRLWTIVLEISVMMAQFPSKAIAELSYEFRTLGLGFANIGGLLMTMGLPYDSKEGRSLCGALTAVMTGIAYKTSAEMAAELGTFPGYKKNAQHMLRVIRNHRRAAHGHATGYESLSVNPVPLDHASCPQADVIAHATKAWDDALALGEANGFRNAQTTVVAPTGTIGLVMDCDTTGIEPDFALVKFKKLAGGGYWKIINQAVPEALRALGYSEAHIAEIEAYAVGHGSLSNAPGINATTLKAKGFTDEALAKVEKALPTAFDIKFAFNKWTFGEDFLRDTLNLAPEAIATPGFDLLAALGFTKREIEAANVHICGAMTVEGAPHLKAEHYAVFDCANPCGKIGKRYLSVESHIRMMAASQPFISGAISKTINMPNDATVEDCKAAYLLSWKLALKANALYRDGSKLSQPLNSQLIADDDDEDDAVEALYEKPMAARTAQVSEKIVEKLVERIVVMREREKMPDRRKGYTQKAVVGGHKVYLRTGEYDDGRLGEIFIDMHKEGAALRSFINNFAIAVSLGLQYGVPLEEYVDAFTFTRFEPAGPVQGNDSIKYATSILDYVFRELAVSYMSRFDLAHVDPTESNFDALGKGVEEGKEPSDQGQQATKYLSKGLTRSRTDNLVVMRGGDTDARGSHNVTAIGGHGPSARASDAHEGAVALRQESQHDLSPTEKLGALQWSKSGSAAVAVAPSKAERRAEAKAKGYEGEMCSECGNFTLVRNGTCMKCDTCGSTTGCS, via the coding sequence ATGCGAATCGAGCGGCGCAACACCACTTCCGGCCAGTCACCCTATGCAGGGATTGATTTCAGGCTGACGACATCGGAGATCCGCAACCCCGACGGTTCGGTCGTGTTCCGGCTTGAGAATGTCGAGGTGCCCCAGTTCTGGTCGCAGGTCGCCTCCGACGTGCTGGCGCAGAAGTATTTCCGGAAAGCCGGCGTTGCCGCGCGCCTGAAGAAGGTCGAGGAAGAGACCGTGCCGTCGTGGCTGTGGCGCTCGGTGCCCGACACCGAGGCGCTCGCCCTGCTCCCCGAAAGCGAGCGCTATGTCGGCGAGACCAGCGCAAAGCAGGTGTTCGATCGCCTCGCCGGCTGCTGGACCTATTGGGGCTGGAAGGGCGGCTATTTCTCCAGCGATGAAGACGCGCAGGCGTTCTACGACGAGCTGCGCTACCAGCTCGCCAAACAGATGGTCGCGCCGAACTCGCCGCAATGGTTCAACACCGGCCTGCACTGGGCCTACGGCATCGATGGTCCCGGCCAGGGCCACTATTACGTCGACTGGAAGACCGGCAAGCTGACGAAATCGAAGTCGGCCTACGAGCATCCGCAGCCGCACGCCTGCTTCATCCAGGGCATCGAGGACGACCTCGTCAACGAGGGCGGCATCATGGACCTCTGGGTGCGTGAGGCGCGCCTGTTCAAATACGGCTCCGGCACCGGCTCCAACTTCTCGCGCCTGCGCGGCGAAGGCGAAAGGCTTTCTGGCGGTGGCCGCTCCTCCGGCTTGATGTCGTTCCTGAAGATCGGCGACCGCGCGGCGGGAGCCATCAAGAGCGGCGGCACCACGCGCCGCGCCGCCAAGATGGTCGTGGTCGACGTCGATCACCCCGACATCGAGACCTATATCGACTGGAAGGTGAAGGAGGAGCAGAAGGTTGCGGCTCTGGTCACCGGCTCCAAGATCAACCAGAAGCACCTCAAGGCTGTGCTGAAGGCGTGCGTGAACTGCGAGGGCTCCGGCGACGACTGCTTTGATCCCGAAAAGAACCCAGCGCTCCGCCGCGAGATCAAGCTGGCGCGCCGCGCGCTGGTGCCTGACAACTACATCAAGCGGGTGATCCAGTTTGCGAAGCAAGGCTACAAGGACATCGATTTCCCGATCTACGACACCGATTGGGATTCGGAAGCCTACCTCACGGTATCCGGCCAGAACTCCAACAACTCGGTCTCGCTGAAGGACGACTTCCTCCGCGCCGTGGAAACCGATGGCGACTGGAATCTGATCGGCCGCACCAACAAGAAGATCACCAAGACCCTGAAGGCCCGCGAACTCTGGGAAAAGATCGGCCACGCCGCCTGGGCTTCGGCCGATCCCGGCCTGCACTTCAACACCACCATGAACGACTGGCACACCTGCAAGGCGTCCGGCGAGATCCGCGCGTCGAACCCGTGCTCGGAATACATGTTCCTGGACGACACGGCGTGCAACCTCGCTTCCGCGAACCTGCTGACGTTCTATTCGACCACGACCAAGCGCTTCGACGTCGAGGCCTACGAGCACCTTTGCCGGCTCTGGACCATCGTGCTCGAAATCTCCGTGATGATGGCGCAATTCCCGTCGAAGGCGATCGCCGAACTCTCCTACGAGTTCCGCACGCTGGGCCTGGGCTTTGCCAATATCGGCGGCCTCCTGATGACCATGGGTCTGCCCTATGACTCCAAGGAAGGCCGTTCGCTGTGCGGCGCGCTGACCGCTGTGATGACCGGCATCGCCTACAAGACCTCGGCCGAGATGGCGGCCGAGCTTGGCACCTTCCCCGGCTACAAGAAGAACGCCCAGCACATGCTGCGCGTGATCCGCAACCACCGCCGCGCCGCCCACGGCCACGCAACAGGCTATGAGTCGCTCAGCGTCAACCCGGTGCCGCTCGACCACGCCTCCTGCCCGCAAGCCGATGTGATCGCGCACGCGACCAAGGCCTGGGACGACGCCCTCGCCCTCGGCGAAGCCAACGGCTTCCGCAACGCGCAGACCACCGTCGTGGCGCCGACCGGCACCATCGGCCTCGTGATGGATTGCGACACCACCGGCATCGAGCCTGATTTCGCGCTGGTGAAGTTCAAGAAGCTTGCCGGCGGCGGCTACTGGAAGATCATCAACCAGGCCGTCCCCGAGGCGCTGCGCGCGCTCGGCTACAGCGAAGCGCATATTGCAGAGATCGAGGCCTACGCCGTCGGCCACGGCTCGCTCTCCAATGCGCCCGGCATCAACGCCACCACCCTCAAGGCAAAGGGCTTCACCGACGAAGCGCTGGCGAAAGTGGAAAAGGCGCTGCCGACTGCCTTCGACATCAAGTTCGCCTTCAACAAGTGGACGTTTGGCGAAGACTTCCTGCGCGACACGCTCAACCTCGCGCCGGAAGCGATCGCGACCCCCGGCTTCGACCTGCTGGCCGCACTCGGCTTCACCAAGCGCGAGATCGAGGCCGCGAATGTGCACATCTGCGGCGCGATGACGGTCGAGGGAGCTCCCCACCTCAAGGCAGAACATTACGCGGTGTTCGACTGCGCCAACCCCTGCGGCAAGATCGGCAAGCGCTACCTCTCGGTCGAGAGCCACATCCGCATGATGGCGGCCTCGCAGCCGTTCATCTCGGGCGCGATCTCCAAGACCATCAACATGCCGAACGACGCCACCGTCGAGGATTGCAAGGCGGCGTATCTCTTGTCCTGGAAGCTCGCACTGAAGGCCAACGCGCTCTACCGCGACGGCTCAAAACTCTCCCAGCCCTTGAACTCGCAGCTCATCGCCGACGATGACGACGAGGACGATGCAGTGGAGGCGCTCTACGAGAAGCCGATGGCCGCGCGCACCGCGCAGGTCTCGGAAAAGATCGTCGAGAAGCTGGTCGAGCGCATCGTCGTGATGCGCGAGCGCGAGAAGATGCCTGACCGACGCAAGGGCTACACCCAGAAGGCGGTCGTCGGCGGCCACAAGGTCTATCTCCGTACCGGCGAGTATGACGACGGCCGTCTCGGCGAGATCTTCATCGACATGCACAAGGAAGGCGCGGCGCTCCGCTCCTTCATCAACAACTTTGCGATCGCCGTCTCGCTCGGCCTGCAATACGGCGTGCCGCTGGAGGAATATGTCGACGCCTTCACCTTCACCCGCTTCGAGCCGGCAGGCCCCGTGCAGGGCAACGACTCGATCAAGTACGCGACCTCGATCCTCGACTATGTGTTCCGCGAACTCGCGGTCAGCTACATGTCGCGCTTCGACCTCGCCCATGTCGATCCGACCGAGTCGAATTTCGACGCGCTCGGCAAGGGCGTCGAGGAAGGCAAGGAGCCGTCCGACCAGGGCCAGCAGGCCACCAAATATCTGTCCAAGGGCCTGACCCGCTCGCGCACGGATAATCTCGTCGTGATGCGCGGCGGCGATACGGACGCCCGCGGCTCCCACAACGTCACCGCAATCGGCGGCCACGGCCCCAGTGCCCGCGCCTCCGACGCCCACGAAGGCGCGGTGGCCTTAAGGCAGGAATCCCAGCACGACCTGTCGCCGACGGAAAAGCTGGGAGCCCTGCAATGGAGCAAGTCCGGCAGCGCCGCCGTGGCGGTAGCTCCAAGCAAGGCCGAACGCCGGGCGGAAGCCAAGGCCAAGGGCTACGAAGGCGAGATGTGCTCGGAGTGCGGCAACTTCACTCTGGTGCGGAATGGGACGTGTATGAAGTGCGATACGTGTGGCAGCACGACGGGGTGTAGTTGA
- a CDS encoding DMT family transporter, whose translation MPLGHGSVIQPSSATLGGLLLAALFLRERVLPPSRVAGALVIVGGLAVIGAESIGHIGADGVLGDLLFVMTGLMFAVFGTLLRHWRVSAFSAATIISVLSLALLPLYAALGGFARVAALGWAENALQALAQGILAGPAALYLFAFSIQTIGVARAAVFPATVPALTILAGWLLLGEPPTALQAAGWSRCCSDSIWRKGSGEAGNP comes from the coding sequence ATGCCGCTCGGCCATGGCAGCGTCATCCAGCCGTCCAGCGCGACGCTGGGCGGCCTGCTGCTCGCAGCGCTGTTCCTGCGCGAGCGGGTGCTGCCGCCCTCGCGCGTAGCGGGGGCGCTCGTCATCGTCGGCGGGCTTGCGGTGATCGGCGCCGAGTCGATCGGCCATATCGGCGCCGATGGCGTGCTGGGCGATTTGCTGTTCGTGATGACCGGATTGATGTTCGCCGTGTTCGGCACGCTGCTGCGCCATTGGCGCGTCTCCGCGTTCTCGGCCGCCACCATCATCAGCGTGCTTTCGCTCGCGCTGCTGCCGCTCTATGCGGCCCTCGGAGGGTTCGCCCGCGTGGCGGCGCTGGGCTGGGCTGAAAACGCGCTGCAGGCGCTAGCACAGGGCATCCTGGCCGGCCCCGCCGCGCTCTATCTGTTCGCATTCTCGATCCAGACCATCGGCGTCGCCCGCGCCGCGGTGTTTCCCGCCACCGTGCCGGCGCTGACGATCCTCGCCGGCTGGCTCCTGCTCGGCGAGCCCCCGACCGCGCTGCAGGCGGCGGGCTGGTCACGGTGCTGTTCGGATTCTATCTGGCGCAAAGGCAGCGGTGAGGCGGGTAACCCTTGA
- a CDS encoding DUF3096 domain-containing protein, translated as MHPDAASPLLPLVTLAAGVFLLMAPRIVSVAVAVYLIVTGLLGLNGIYHFFR; from the coding sequence ATGCATCCCGATGCAGCCAGCCCCCTGCTGCCGCTCGTCACCCTGGCCGCGGGCGTGTTTCTGCTGATGGCGCCCCGTATCGTCAGCGTCGCAGTGGCGGTCTATCTGATTGTCACCGGCCTTCTCGGCCTGAACGGGATCTACCACTTCTTCAGATAG
- a CDS encoding DMT family transporter, which translates to MNQPTSGGDAPAQKPDAKPALLGVACGAGAALFWALGFVATRHGLRSGFTPPDLLMHRFVWSGLAFLPLVLRAGIADLGGIGWGRALVLMVLGGPVMSLISYTGFLFVPLGHGSVIQPSSATLGGLLLAALFLRERVPPSRVAGALVIVGGLAVIGAESIGHIGADGVLGDLLFVMTGLMFAVFGTLLRHWRVSAFSAATVISVLSLALLPLYAALGGFARVAALGWAENALQALAQGILAGPAALYLFAFSIQTIGVARAAVFPATVPALTILAGWLLLGEPPTALQAAGLVTVLFGFYLAQRQR; encoded by the coding sequence ATGAACCAGCCGACCAGCGGCGGCGATGCTCCAGCCCAAAAACCTGACGCGAAGCCGGCCCTGCTTGGGGTCGCGTGCGGCGCCGGTGCGGCGCTGTTCTGGGCGCTCGGCTTTGTCGCGACCCGGCACGGGCTCAGGAGCGGCTTCACGCCGCCGGACCTGCTGATGCACCGCTTCGTGTGGTCGGGGCTCGCGTTCCTGCCGCTCGTGCTTCGCGCAGGCATCGCCGATCTCGGCGGCATCGGATGGGGCCGCGCATTGGTGCTGATGGTGCTGGGCGGGCCTGTGATGTCGCTCATCAGCTATACTGGTTTTCTGTTCGTGCCGCTCGGCCATGGCAGTGTCATCCAGCCGTCCAGCGCGACGCTCGGCGGCCTGCTGCTGGCCGCGCTGTTCCTGCGCGAGCGGGTGCCGCCCTCGCGCGTCGCGGGGGCGCTCGTCATTGTCGGCGGGCTTGCGGTGATCGGCGCCGAGTCGATCGGCCATATCGGCGCCGATGGCGTGCTGGGCGATTTGCTGTTCGTGATGACCGGATTGATGTTCGCCGTGTTCGGCACGCTGCTGCGCCATTGGCGCGTCTCCGCGTTCTCGGCCGCCACCGTCATCAGCGTGCTGTCGCTGGCGCTGCTGCCGCTCTATGCGGCCCTCGGAGGGTTCGCCCGCGTGGCGGCGCTGGGCTGGGCTGAAAACGCGCTGCAGGCGTTGGCACAGGGCATCCTGGCCGGCCCCGCCGCGCTGTACCTGTTCGCATTCTCGATCCAGACCATCGGCGTCGCCCGCGCCGCGGTGTTTCCCGCCACCGTGCCGGCGCTGACGATCCTCGCCGGCTGGCTCCTGCTCGGCGAGCCCCCGACCGCGCTGCAGGCGGCGGGACTGGTCACGGTGCTGTTCGGATTCTATCTGGCGCAAAGGCAGCGGTGA
- a CDS encoding AbrB/MazE/SpoVT family DNA-binding domain-containing protein, whose amino-acid sequence MSAKQKLTTIVSTKGQVILPKAIREQRHWPAGTELMVENTPEGVLLKAKPIFAPTRPKDVFGSLPHKGPAKSIADMERGIAAEAKRRHARNRY is encoded by the coding sequence ATGTCCGCCAAACAGAAGCTGACCACCATCGTCTCGACCAAGGGCCAAGTGATATTGCCCAAGGCGATCCGGGAGCAGCGGCATTGGCCTGCGGGAACGGAACTGATGGTGGAGAATACCCCCGAGGGCGTATTGCTGAAGGCGAAGCCCATCTTTGCGCCCACCCGGCCGAAAGACGTATTTGGCTCGCTGCCCCATAAGGGGCCGGCAAAGTCGATCGCGGATATGGAGAGGGGGATCGCCGCCGAGGCGAAGCGGCGGCATGCTCGCAATAGATACTAA
- a CDS encoding zinc ribbon domain-containing protein YjdM, with product MDDAMNCPKCNSEHAYQDGSLWVCPECAHEWSAEAGAAAEASPEAGVRDAHGNALSDGDSVIVLKDLKVKGSSSVVKGGTKVRNIRLTEGADGHNIACKIDGIGAMNLKSEFVKKA from the coding sequence ATGGACGATGCGATGAACTGCCCGAAATGCAATTCCGAACATGCCTATCAGGATGGCAGCCTGTGGGTCTGCCCGGAATGCGCCCATGAGTGGAGCGCCGAGGCCGGCGCCGCCGCAGAGGCCTCGCCTGAGGCGGGCGTGCGTGATGCCCACGGCAACGCGCTCTCGGACGGCGACAGCGTCATCGTCCTCAAGGACCTCAAGGTGAAGGGATCGTCGTCGGTCGTCAAAGGCGGCACCAAGGTCAGGAACATCCGCCTGACCGAGGGCGCAGACGGCCACAACATCGCCTGCAAGATCGACGGCATCGGCGCGATGAACCTGAAATCGGAATTCGTGAAGAAGGCGTAA
- a CDS encoding SH3 domain-containing protein, with protein MKLRGLFFAAAMLLMPAAALAAPGIVTTTVSLKAGPGEGFPTVDRIPGGARVNIHGCFRGKAWCDVSWSDDRGWVSSRYLQYLYRNRYVYLPDYVDEIDVPIVPFVLTSYWSSHYAGRPWYHRRTHWSGYWRSHERVATRLTIDRSAARIGRAAAARDAALPEARTRAKERFGVEERSRARVEERTRAGVTERSRAGVTERVTRDRDITTRGAREARERAAVQDRMTREDARMTRENARAPVRVQPTARGRTQTPPVMARGHDEPRAAAPRIERATPRMTQPDAARGGGGPPNVRAQMPAPGAPRAAAPAMPQGGGAPHIAPRGGGGPGGGGGQGPDRRQ; from the coding sequence ATGAAACTGAGAGGGTTGTTTTTCGCAGCAGCCATGCTGCTGATGCCGGCCGCCGCACTGGCGGCGCCGGGCATCGTCACCACCACGGTCAGCCTGAAGGCAGGGCCCGGTGAAGGCTTTCCGACGGTCGACCGCATTCCAGGCGGCGCCCGCGTCAACATCCACGGGTGCTTCAGAGGCAAGGCCTGGTGCGATGTGAGCTGGTCGGATGATCGTGGCTGGGTGTCGTCGCGATATCTCCAATATCTCTACCGCAACCGCTACGTCTATCTGCCTGACTATGTCGATGAGATCGACGTTCCCATCGTGCCGTTCGTGCTGACCTCGTACTGGTCAAGCCACTATGCGGGACGTCCCTGGTATCATCGCCGCACCCACTGGAGCGGCTACTGGCGATCGCATGAGCGTGTCGCGACGCGGTTGACGATCGACCGCTCGGCGGCCCGGATCGGCCGCGCGGCGGCAGCGCGCGACGCTGCGCTCCCCGAGGCAAGGACGCGTGCAAAGGAGCGTTTCGGTGTCGAGGAGAGATCGCGTGCCCGTGTCGAGGAACGGACGCGCGCAGGTGTGACAGAGCGGAGCCGCGCCGGTGTGACCGAACGCGTGACGCGGGACAGGGACATCACGACGCGTGGCGCACGCGAAGCGCGCGAACGCGCGGCGGTGCAGGACCGCATGACGCGCGAAGACGCGCGGATGACGCGTGAGAACGCGAGAGCGCCCGTGCGCGTGCAGCCGACGGCCCGCGGCCGTACGCAGACGCCGCCGGTCATGGCCCGCGGCCATGACGAACCGCGAGCGGCTGCGCCGCGGATCGAGCGTGCGACGCCCCGCATGACGCAGCCCGATGCAGCGCGCGGCGGCGGTGGCCCGCCGAACGTACGCGCGCAGATGCCGGCCCCGGGCGCTCCACGCGCAGCAGCGCCCGCGATGCCGCAAGGCGGCGGCGCGCCGCACATCGCACCGCGCGGTGGCGGTGGACCGGGCGGTGGCGGAGGCCAAGGTCCGGACAGGCGCCAATGA
- a CDS encoding VOC family protein yields the protein MALKRMDNVGIVVEDLGGTIDFFRELGLELEGRATIEGEWAGRITGLGDQRVEIAMMRTPDGHSRLELSRFLTPPVVADHRNAPVNALGYLRVMFAVDDIDETLERLRNRGAQLVGEVVQYKDAYRLCYIRGPEGLLIGLAQELG from the coding sequence ATGGCGCTCAAGCGGATGGACAACGTAGGAATCGTCGTCGAAGACCTCGGAGGGACGATTGATTTCTTTCGCGAGCTCGGCCTTGAGCTCGAAGGGCGGGCCACGATCGAAGGAGAATGGGCCGGACGTATCACTGGGCTGGGCGATCAGCGCGTCGAGATTGCCATGATGCGCACGCCGGATGGCCACAGCCGGCTCGAGCTCTCCCGCTTCCTCACGCCGCCTGTCGTCGCAGATCACCGCAACGCCCCGGTCAACGCCCTGGGCTACCTCCGCGTCATGTTCGCCGTGGACGACATCGACGAGACGCTTGAAAGGCTCCGCAATCGCGGCGCGCAGCTCGTCGGCGAAGTAGTCCAGTATAAAGACGCGTATCGGCTCTGCTACATCCGCGGGCCTGAAGGGCTTCTCATCGGACTCGCCCAAGAACTCGGCTGA
- a CDS encoding type II toxin-antitoxin system VapC family toxin, with translation MLAIDTNLIVRYLVGDDSGQAARARKLIDNNDVFVCTTVLLETEWVLRSVYGFSAAQCSKALSDFAGLPRVSLEDATAAAKALGWMRQGVDFADGLHLAKAEGCEAVMSFDQDFAKAANALGGIKVRAP, from the coding sequence ATGCTCGCAATAGATACTAATCTCATCGTCCGCTATCTGGTGGGCGACGATTCCGGACAGGCTGCCCGGGCGCGCAAGCTGATCGACAACAATGACGTCTTCGTCTGCACCACAGTCCTGCTGGAGACCGAGTGGGTGCTGCGGAGCGTCTATGGGTTTTCCGCTGCCCAGTGCTCCAAGGCGCTCTCCGATTTCGCAGGGCTTCCGCGCGTGAGTCTGGAAGATGCTACCGCCGCGGCGAAGGCGCTGGGCTGGATGCGGCAAGGCGTGGACTTTGCGGATGGCCTGCATCTGGCCAAGGCGGAAGGCTGTGAGGCCGTCATGAGCTTTGACCAGGATTTCGCCAAAGCCGCCAACGCCCTCGGCGGCATCAAGGTGCGGGCGCCCTGA